The proteins below are encoded in one region of Candidatus Protochlamydia phocaeensis:
- a CDS encoding inositol phosphate phosphatase SopB, translated as MDAHTIDASSIVPTPMDTHSVDVALDRVNNFLGHAFAMVGHLEKQNVPEQVEVGEKTAYSIAKIYAEARVNIETIGARIKEQEYMKGGSALTKKEIKNLAKLMKKAEKEITKEIWKAQIKVAAQIGSEGTDGVSNEKVRSRIKILAKGGWKAKMIRLFVLTSKTNQQAINGFKNAQLILDAASKRDIGSAKAEESQIQQDRRVEFEDFQKGEGLKRRAGIIGLNGIYRVQVTFSDKQIHKQLKSYIAQELSQTERTTLTKDISIEGENKTVKSTLIPLNKEFDQILNLGIRIFEKIFGAKGGVSSVNRQEPHLVNGWDSRLENEKGETIYESLRHGITSDKFEGNAEIRKKNSRQAAGELLKAAVLKEIASRGLTLTQAQQQGIKLNFNSVSLVTPDDLRAFAHGKSSEKGMLLDQVEALHSFEDENGKPIDFDLGDGIKIPLQLNVNTFNFGVNAGAVDWELGTINQYKQNLKALKGLQKQVEQLKEHISDEGDKANLDSLMKDINALMKDRKAYLSGDNQYEVGAKIVNVTNLMDRIVKKEKGKGTDLEKMGFKSAFNCMSGKDRTGVMDCIAKTYATMADINGTFPTTEELRDNQQIRAQFQKIVVPLLLQSGSLEITYTNTGAIGYKVTKHALIGGMSPDHFLDIIGLSKTTSS; from the coding sequence ATGGATGCTCATACAATAGACGCTTCATCGATTGTCCCTACTCCCATGGATACGCATAGTGTCGATGTTGCATTGGACCGCGTTAACAATTTTCTAGGACATGCCTTCGCCATGGTTGGGCATTTAGAGAAGCAAAATGTGCCCGAGCAGGTAGAAGTAGGAGAAAAGACGGCTTATTCCATTGCCAAGATTTATGCTGAAGCGCGAGTAAATATTGAAACGATAGGCGCACGGATAAAAGAGCAGGAGTATATGAAGGGCGGCTCCGCTCTTACTAAGAAAGAGATTAAAAATCTAGCCAAGCTGATGAAAAAAGCGGAAAAGGAGATCACGAAGGAAATCTGGAAAGCGCAAATTAAAGTAGCAGCTCAAATTGGTTCCGAGGGGACAGATGGAGTGAGCAATGAAAAGGTGCGCAGCAGGATTAAAATTTTGGCCAAGGGCGGCTGGAAAGCTAAAATGATCAGATTGTTTGTTCTTACTTCTAAAACCAATCAACAAGCCATTAATGGATTTAAGAACGCCCAGCTCATCTTAGATGCGGCCAGTAAGCGGGATATCGGCAGTGCTAAAGCAGAGGAATCGCAAATTCAACAGGATAGACGAGTAGAATTTGAAGACTTTCAGAAGGGAGAGGGGTTAAAACGACGCGCAGGCATTATTGGATTGAACGGCATTTATCGGGTTCAAGTGACCTTTTCGGATAAGCAGATTCACAAACAGCTAAAGTCTTATATCGCCCAAGAGCTCAGCCAAACGGAACGGACGACTCTTACTAAGGACATATCGATTGAAGGAGAGAACAAGACAGTCAAAAGCACCTTGATTCCCTTGAATAAGGAATTCGATCAGATACTCAACCTAGGTATCCGAATATTCGAAAAAATATTTGGCGCGAAAGGTGGCGTATCTAGCGTAAACCGTCAGGAACCTCATTTGGTGAATGGCTGGGACTCTCGCTTAGAAAATGAAAAAGGCGAAACGATTTATGAAAGCTTAAGGCACGGCATTACATCTGATAAATTTGAGGGAAATGCCGAAATACGCAAAAAGAACTCCCGCCAAGCGGCAGGCGAGCTCTTAAAAGCAGCTGTGCTTAAGGAAATTGCTTCGCGCGGATTAACGTTAACGCAAGCCCAACAGCAAGGCATCAAACTTAATTTTAATTCTGTCAGCTTGGTCACTCCAGACGATTTGCGCGCATTTGCCCATGGAAAGTCTAGCGAAAAAGGCATGCTGCTCGATCAAGTCGAGGCCTTGCATAGCTTTGAAGATGAAAATGGGAAACCAATTGACTTTGATCTAGGCGATGGGATCAAAATTCCCCTTCAGCTGAATGTCAATACGTTTAACTTTGGGGTCAATGCTGGAGCCGTAGATTGGGAATTGGGAACAATTAACCAATACAAGCAAAACCTCAAAGCTTTAAAAGGGCTGCAGAAACAAGTGGAACAGCTTAAAGAGCATATTTCCGATGAAGGTGATAAAGCCAATTTGGATTCACTAATGAAGGATATCAATGCCTTAATGAAGGATCGAAAGGCCTATCTCAGCGGAGATAATCAATATGAAGTCGGTGCAAAGATCGTCAATGTCACCAATTTAATGGACCGCATTGTGAAAAAGGAAAAGGGCAAAGGCACTGATTTGGAGAAAATGGGCTTCAAGAGCGCCTTCAATTGCATGAGTGGTAAAGACCGAACGGGAGTGATGGACTGCATTGCTAAAACTTATGCAACGATGGCGGATATAAACGGCACATTTCCTACAACGGAAGAGCTTAGGGATAATCAGCAAATCCGCGCCCAATTCCAAAAGATTGTCGTCCCTCTCCTCTTGCAATCAGGCAGTTTGGAAATCACTTATACGAATACCGGAGCCATAGGCTATAAAGTGACCAAACATGCCCTTATTGGCGGAATGTCACCCGATCATTTTTTGGATATAATTGGCCTATCCAAAACAACATCTAGCTAA